The following are encoded in a window of Flavobacterium cupriresistens genomic DNA:
- a CDS encoding AI-2E family transporter: MTEPVQLPFYAKLPLILVSLLSFAFIFCIGKDVITPVLMAFLFSVLLLPVFTLLNTKFKFPRYLAALLCVLLFALFVAGIFIFISYEVTDMANDFETIKKNASAFITDIHKFIKDNFNVSIGEQKKYITNVTKDSVANGNATLGSAIISLSDLLLDCTIIPIYTFLFLLYKDHFILFLAKLIDRDNHSVLKDILTQIKVSINNYIVSLILEMIVVSVLTSLGLWIIGVKYFILLGLITGLLNLIPYIGITAAGIITILASLTGSAETSIILGILIVNLIVQLIDNNVLVPLIINSKVEINAFVSIMGIIVGGAAAGISGMFLAIPLLAILKIIFDRIESLEPWGYLMGNHMPKRFIWRIKKAKIEN, translated from the coding sequence ATGACGGAACCTGTACAATTGCCATTTTATGCTAAACTTCCCCTTATACTGGTAAGTCTGCTGTCTTTTGCCTTTATTTTTTGCATTGGAAAAGATGTAATTACTCCTGTATTAATGGCATTTCTGTTTTCAGTACTGTTACTTCCGGTATTTACACTTTTAAACACCAAATTCAAATTTCCAAGATATCTCGCTGCATTACTTTGTGTATTGCTTTTTGCTTTATTTGTTGCCGGAATTTTCATTTTCATTTCTTATGAAGTCACGGATATGGCAAATGATTTCGAGACGATCAAAAAGAACGCAAGTGCTTTTATTACTGACATTCATAAATTTATAAAAGACAATTTTAATGTTAGCATTGGCGAGCAGAAAAAGTACATTACGAATGTGACGAAAGACTCTGTTGCCAATGGAAATGCAACTTTAGGTTCTGCCATAATCTCACTAAGTGATCTCCTTTTAGATTGTACCATTATACCGATTTACACTTTCTTATTTTTACTGTATAAAGATCATTTTATACTCTTTTTGGCCAAACTAATCGACAGAGACAACCATTCCGTACTAAAAGATATCTTGACTCAGATAAAAGTTTCGATCAATAATTATATCGTAAGTTTAATTTTAGAAATGATTGTTGTTTCTGTTTTAACCAGCTTAGGTCTTTGGATTATTGGTGTGAAATATTTTATACTACTAGGACTAATAACTGGCCTCTTAAACCTTATACCCTATATTGGAATCACAGCCGCTGGAATAATAACGATCTTAGCCTCACTTACTGGCTCAGCGGAAACATCCATAATACTGGGTATTTTGATTGTGAATCTTATTGTGCAATTAATTGATAATAATGTACTCGTGCCTTTAATTATCAATTCTAAGGTAGAAATTAATGCGTTTGTATCTATCATGGGAATTATAGTGGGAGGCGCGGCAGCCGGAATTTCAGGCATGTTCCTGGCAATACCGCTTTTGGCCATTTTAAAAATTATTTTTGACAGAATCGAATCACTGGAACCCTGGGGGTATTTAATGGGCAATCACATGCCAAAAAGGTTTATTTGGAGAATTAAAAAAGCAAAGATTGAAAACTAA
- a CDS encoding mechanosensitive ion channel domain-containing protein, translated as MFTFKEYSQEIITTGILLFTLISLRMIIAKLIRRYASSSQLLEHRTNLVIKYIHLLMNILVIISLIVIWGVDTKDIFITVSSIATVIGVAMFAQWSILSNITSGMILFFSFPFRIGDTIKIHDKDFPIEAEIEDISAFHVNLKTKEGEKIIFPNNLLLQKGISIMPVHYEEKEFFD; from the coding sequence ATGTTTACTTTTAAAGAGTATAGCCAGGAAATTATAACGACGGGAATTCTCCTTTTTACACTGATTAGTTTAAGAATGATTATTGCCAAATTAATCCGTCGTTATGCCAGTTCCAGTCAATTATTAGAGCATCGGACAAATTTGGTGATCAAATACATTCATTTGTTAATGAATATATTAGTAATCATCAGCCTGATTGTAATTTGGGGCGTTGATACGAAAGACATTTTTATCACTGTATCTTCAATTGCCACTGTAATTGGTGTCGCTATGTTTGCGCAATGGTCTATACTGAGCAATATTACTTCAGGGATGATTTTATTCTTTTCATTTCCTTTTAGAATTGGTGACACTATAAAAATTCACGATAAAGATTTCCCGATCGAGGCCGAAATTGAAGATATTAGCGCCTTTCATGTAAATTTAAAAACCAAAGAGGGTGAGAAAATTATTTTTCCAAACAACTTATTGCTGCAAAAAGGAATTTCAATCATGCCGGTTCATTACGAAGAGAAAGAGTTTTTTGATTAA
- a CDS encoding Maf-like protein, with product MLKEKLKKYTLILASGSPRRQQFFKDLDLDFEIRLKDVEEIYPPELKAVEITDYLAVLKANAFEGELQTNEILVTSDTIVWHHNKALGKPKDAAEAFEMIKSMSNDTHEVFTSVCFKTNTASTVINDVTKVTFKDLSDEAILYYIANYKPYDKAGAYGIQEWFGFMAVAKVEGSYTNVMGLPTAKVYEYLSTLD from the coding sequence ATGCTTAAAGAAAAACTAAAAAAATACACGCTGATTCTGGCTTCAGGATCTCCAAGAAGGCAGCAATTTTTCAAAGATCTGGATTTAGACTTTGAAATTAGATTAAAGGACGTAGAAGAAATCTATCCTCCCGAATTAAAAGCTGTTGAAATAACGGATTATTTAGCAGTACTAAAAGCAAATGCTTTTGAGGGTGAACTCCAAACGAATGAAATTTTAGTGACCAGCGATACTATTGTCTGGCATCATAACAAAGCATTAGGAAAACCTAAAGATGCAGCAGAAGCCTTTGAAATGATAAAATCAATGTCAAACGACACACATGAAGTTTTTACTTCGGTTTGTTTTAAGACCAACACTGCTTCTACTGTAATAAATGATGTTACCAAAGTTACTTTCAAAGATTTGTCTGACGAAGCTATTTTGTACTATATCGCCAACTACAAACCTTATGACAAGGCTGGCGCTTATGGTATCCAGGAATGGTTTGGTTTTATGGCCGTTGCTAAGGTTGAAGGTTCTTATACCAATGTAATGGGACTTCCAACTGCTAAAGTTTATGAATATTTGAGTACTTTAGATTAA
- a CDS encoding PIG-L family deacetylase, with product MRKIQIQILLLFLVGTSISFAQQPQKPNAVEIYNQIKKLNFLGSVLYLAAHPDDENTRLISYFANEMNARTGYLSLTRGDGGQNLIGPQLRELLGVIRTQELIEARKVDGGEQFFSRANDFGYSKNPEETLHIWDKDKVLADVIWTIRKFQPDVIINRFDHRTPGSTHGHHTSSAMLSVESFKLTNDPKIYPEQLKYVKPWQVKRQYFNTSWWFYGSQENFEAANKSKFATLETGVYYTGIGKSNQEIAALSRSRHQSQGFGSTGVRGNETEYLELINGEAPKDPNVLFEGIDTSWNRVKNGKPIGELISKIITNYNFSNPSASIPDLVKAYTMIESLEDEHWKSVKSAAIKNIIASSAGLYLEAAASEQEATPGSIVKLSLEAINRSAVEMVLTSVTTLPEHKTTVQNTVLKNNNDQKISLQTQLPATIEYTQPYWLKEKASEGIYTVSNQENIGIPDIIREVKVLFNVKISSVEIPFERTVIYKYNDGVKGEMYNFLDIVPEATTSIVEKVLIFKDTKSKLVPVKVRAGKDNIKGNVQLELGKGWLISPNQISFALEKKGMEQTFYFEVTPPVQPEEAIAKSVIAIDKERFDKSITIIDYSHITKQMILKSAESKCIRIDLKTSGDAVGYIMGAGDEVPESLTQMGYKVTLLKPEEITPEKLDSFNTVITGVRAYNTVNALANKQKVLFEFVKSGKNMIVQYNTYGRLVTDQLAPYPLKISNDRVTEENAKITFLAPNHPVLNTPNKISTKDFEGWTQEQGLYYPDQYDPAFTPILSSHDKGESAKNGALLVAPYGKGYYIYTGLSFFRELPEGVAGAYRLLSNIISLKQPIEAPKQQLKQ from the coding sequence ATGCGAAAAATACAGATACAAATTCTTCTTCTTTTTTTAGTCGGAACTTCCATTTCTTTTGCACAACAACCACAGAAACCAAATGCCGTAGAAATTTACAATCAAATCAAGAAATTAAACTTTCTGGGATCTGTATTGTATCTGGCTGCACATCCTGATGACGAAAACACCCGTCTGATCTCTTATTTCGCTAATGAAATGAATGCCAGAACCGGATATTTGTCCTTAACCCGTGGTGATGGAGGTCAAAATCTAATTGGTCCTCAATTACGTGAATTGTTAGGTGTTATAAGAACTCAGGAATTAATTGAAGCAAGAAAAGTAGATGGTGGAGAGCAATTTTTCTCCAGAGCGAATGACTTTGGCTACTCAAAAAATCCTGAGGAAACTTTGCATATTTGGGACAAAGACAAGGTTTTGGCCGATGTTATCTGGACGATCAGAAAATTCCAGCCGGATGTAATTATCAATCGATTTGATCACCGCACACCCGGTTCAACACATGGGCATCATACTTCGTCTGCTATGTTAAGTGTTGAAAGTTTTAAATTGACCAATGACCCCAAAATATATCCTGAACAACTAAAATATGTGAAGCCTTGGCAGGTAAAACGCCAATACTTTAATACTTCATGGTGGTTTTATGGAAGTCAGGAAAATTTTGAAGCAGCCAATAAATCTAAATTTGCAACCTTAGAAACAGGTGTCTATTATACCGGAATTGGTAAATCAAATCAGGAAATTGCTGCCCTAAGTCGCAGTCGCCATCAATCACAAGGTTTTGGAAGTACAGGAGTTCGCGGAAATGAAACCGAATATTTAGAACTGATTAACGGAGAAGCTCCCAAAGATCCGAATGTATTGTTTGAAGGAATTGACACCAGCTGGAATCGCGTTAAAAACGGAAAACCTATCGGTGAACTGATTTCTAAAATTATAACCAACTACAATTTCAGCAACCCGTCGGCAAGCATACCGGATTTGGTAAAAGCGTACACGATGATTGAATCTTTAGAAGATGAGCACTGGAAAAGTGTAAAATCTGCTGCCATAAAAAATATTATTGCGTCTTCTGCCGGTTTATATCTGGAAGCAGCTGCAAGCGAACAGGAAGCTACTCCAGGAAGTATTGTTAAACTAAGTCTTGAAGCGATTAACCGATCTGCTGTAGAAATGGTACTGACAAGTGTAACGACTTTACCGGAACATAAAACTACGGTTCAAAACACGGTTCTAAAAAATAATAACGATCAAAAAATAAGCCTACAAACTCAACTTCCCGCCACAATCGAGTATACACAACCGTATTGGCTAAAAGAAAAAGCTTCAGAAGGAATCTATACCGTATCCAATCAGGAAAATATTGGAATTCCTGATATTATAAGAGAAGTAAAAGTTCTTTTTAATGTAAAAATTAGTAGTGTTGAGATTCCGTTTGAACGTACTGTTATTTACAAATACAATGACGGCGTAAAAGGTGAAATGTACAATTTTCTGGATATTGTGCCTGAAGCAACCACTTCAATCGTAGAAAAAGTGCTGATTTTTAAGGATACCAAAAGCAAATTGGTTCCGGTAAAAGTTCGTGCCGGAAAAGACAACATAAAAGGAAACGTACAATTAGAATTAGGGAAAGGCTGGTTGATTTCGCCAAACCAAATTTCATTTGCCTTAGAAAAAAAGGGAATGGAACAGACCTTTTATTTTGAAGTGACACCACCCGTTCAACCCGAAGAAGCCATTGCAAAAAGTGTCATTGCTATAGATAAAGAACGTTTTGACAAAAGCATAACGATCATTGATTACAGTCATATAACCAAACAAATGATCCTGAAGTCAGCGGAATCAAAATGCATCCGCATTGACTTAAAAACTTCAGGAGATGCCGTTGGATATATTATGGGAGCGGGTGATGAGGTTCCTGAAAGTCTTACACAAATGGGGTATAAAGTAACTCTTTTGAAACCTGAGGAAATTACACCTGAAAAACTAGATTCTTTTAATACAGTTATTACCGGAGTTCGTGCTTATAATACAGTCAATGCTCTAGCCAACAAGCAAAAAGTACTCTTTGAATTTGTAAAAAGCGGTAAAAATATGATTGTGCAATACAATACATATGGTAGACTAGTAACCGATCAACTTGCACCATACCCATTGAAAATATCAAATGACCGTGTAACAGAAGAAAATGCAAAAATCACATTTTTGGCGCCCAATCATCCTGTTTTAAACACCCCAAATAAAATCAGCACTAAAGATTTTGAAGGCTGGACACAAGAACAGGGTCTCTATTATCCGGATCAATATGACCCTGCCTTCACTCCTATTTTATCGTCACATGATAAAGGAGAGTCTGCTAAAAATGGAGCCTTATTAGTGGCACCATATGGAAAAGGATATTACATTTACACCGGTTTAAGCTTTTTTAGAGAATTACCTGAAGGTGTTGCGGGAGCATATCGTTTGCTTTCGAATATTATCTCATTGAAACAGCCTATTGAAGCTCCTAAACAGCAATTAAAGCAATAA
- a CDS encoding KdsC family phosphatase: MTRNYKEIMNDINTFVFDVDGVLTDSSVFVTNEGEMLRTMNIRDGYAMKAAVESGYNVCIISGGSNEGVRIRLRNLGINDIYLGTPDKVATFKEYTDLHNIKPENVLYMGDDIPDFHVMQLVGLPTSPQDASPEIKNICRYISHVKGGKGAARDVIEQVMKVQGKWMEHFSGKHD; the protein is encoded by the coding sequence ATGACAAGAAATTATAAAGAAATAATGAATGACATCAACACCTTTGTTTTTGATGTTGATGGTGTACTTACAGACAGTTCGGTTTTTGTAACTAATGAAGGAGAAATGCTTCGCACAATGAATATTCGTGATGGTTACGCCATGAAAGCGGCAGTAGAAAGCGGCTATAATGTTTGCATTATTTCGGGAGGAAGCAATGAAGGTGTTCGTATTCGTTTGCGCAATTTAGGAATTAATGATATCTATTTAGGAACGCCTGATAAAGTAGCGACATTCAAAGAATATACAGATCTCCACAACATCAAACCGGAAAATGTATTGTATATGGGAGATGATATTCCGGATTTTCATGTGATGCAATTGGTGGGATTACCTACTTCTCCTCAGGATGCAAGCCCGGAGATCAAAAATATTTGTCGTTATATCTCTCATGTAAAAGGCGGAAAAGGCGCTGCGCGTGATGTAATCGAACAAGTAATGAAAGTTCAAGGAAAATGGATGGAGCATTTTAGTGGGAAACATGATTAG
- the ccsA gene encoding cytochrome c biogenesis protein CcsA has product MDKKIFSFLFSTRLMAVLFLTFALAMGIGTFIESKYNTDTARILIYNTWWFEAIMVFFMINFIGNIKRYQLLRKEKWATLLLHIAFIFILLGAFITRYISYEGMMPIREGAAENQIYSDKTFLTAFVDGEHKGEMKRRVFEEKLLLSPVTNNDFSISGKFSETPFEITYVNYIMGAKEVVKPDPKGTLYLKLVEAGSGGREEHFLKEGEVQNIHNVLFALNKPTEGAININTTGEKYTIQTPFEGNFMRMADKFQGKVTKDNVQPLMMRSLYSIGDIRIVFPDPAMKGSITYESNNDYKAKDHHDALVVKVKAEGQEKEVMLLGSKGSVGEPKTVKIGNIEYSLFYGSKAYVLPFKVKLNDFIATKYPGTEKSYSAFKSKVTVQDSTDTFDADIFMNHVLDYRGYRFFQSSFSPDEKGTVLSVNHDFWGTSITYLGYFMLYFGLMVIMFTKHSRFGDLKRKLEVVKKKKEKLITILVLLFSLNGFAQEAPHVHTPGHTHEHNKNEDPNNHANHVTAPPSQKQLDSLLTIYKAPKEHAAKFGRLIIQDAGGRMKPINTFSSELLRKVSHSDKYNGMNSDQVFLSMTQYAQVWIQVPLIYINTKDDSIRKIIGIDRKAKLAPFVKFFDENGNYKLSPYLDAAYKAANPNSFEKDFIETDKKVNLMESALSGSILRIFPVPNDPNNKWVSFLERESAGLKGMDSTYVKQILPLYFSALNNGSISKDFSTADNLVESINGFQKKFGSKVRPSEEKIDLEIAYNTYDILPKMLYWYSMAGIFMLIFTLLSIFFNKKFLRITVNGFHILIGGIFALHTLALIARWYISGHAPWSNAYEAIVYVAWATMFFGLAFDRKSKLTVASAAFVTSMIFFAADANWIDPEIANLQPVLNSYWLMIHVAVIVGSYGPLALGMILGFVALVLIFFTNDKNKAKMSLNIKEISYINEMSLTIGLIMLTIGNFLGGQWANESWGRYWGWDPKETWALISIMIYGFVIHARFVPALRGKWFFNLMSMFAFVSILFTYYGVNFHLVGLHSYASGEAHSLSWIWYSLGTISVIGAVTYPKYRKYYKNSK; this is encoded by the coding sequence ATGGATAAAAAAATATTCTCTTTTTTGTTTTCTACACGATTAATGGCTGTTCTTTTTTTAACATTTGCTTTGGCAATGGGTATCGGAACTTTTATCGAAAGTAAGTACAATACTGATACAGCCCGAATTTTAATTTACAATACCTGGTGGTTTGAAGCGATAATGGTCTTTTTTATGATCAATTTTATCGGAAACATCAAACGTTATCAACTATTGAGAAAGGAAAAATGGGCTACTTTATTGCTTCATATTGCCTTTATTTTTATTCTTTTGGGTGCTTTTATAACCCGTTACATCAGTTATGAAGGGATGATGCCAATTCGCGAAGGGGCAGCAGAAAACCAAATTTACTCTGATAAAACATTTTTAACTGCTTTTGTAGACGGTGAACATAAAGGTGAAATGAAACGAAGAGTTTTTGAAGAAAAACTTTTGTTATCACCAGTGACGAATAATGATTTTTCTATTTCAGGTAAATTTTCTGAAACTCCTTTTGAAATCACGTACGTAAATTACATTATGGGCGCTAAAGAGGTGGTGAAACCAGATCCAAAAGGTACTTTATACCTTAAATTAGTCGAAGCCGGTTCCGGTGGACGTGAAGAGCATTTCCTGAAAGAAGGAGAAGTGCAGAACATTCACAATGTTTTGTTTGCTTTAAATAAACCAACCGAAGGTGCTATTAACATTAATACTACTGGTGAAAAATATACCATTCAGACGCCATTTGAAGGGAACTTTATGCGAATGGCGGATAAATTTCAAGGAAAAGTCACTAAAGATAACGTACAACCTTTGATGATGCGTTCTTTGTACAGCATTGGTGATATCAGAATTGTATTTCCGGATCCCGCTATGAAAGGGAGTATTACTTATGAATCGAATAATGATTACAAAGCAAAAGACCATCATGATGCTTTAGTCGTAAAAGTAAAAGCAGAAGGACAGGAAAAAGAAGTGATGCTTTTGGGCTCTAAAGGAAGTGTTGGAGAACCAAAAACCGTTAAGATTGGGAATATCGAATATTCCTTGTTTTATGGAAGTAAAGCTTATGTTTTGCCTTTCAAAGTAAAACTAAACGATTTTATTGCAACAAAATACCCGGGAACAGAAAAAAGTTATTCTGCTTTTAAAAGTAAGGTAACCGTTCAGGATTCTACAGATACATTTGACGCAGATATTTTTATGAATCACGTTTTAGATTACAGAGGCTACCGTTTCTTTCAGTCTTCTTTTAGTCCGGACGAAAAAGGAACTGTATTGTCTGTAAATCATGACTTTTGGGGAACTTCTATAACTTATTTGGGTTATTTTATGTTGTATTTCGGTTTAATGGTTATTATGTTCACCAAACACTCCCGTTTTGGCGATCTAAAGCGCAAATTAGAAGTTGTGAAAAAGAAAAAAGAGAAACTAATTACCATTTTGGTTTTGCTGTTTAGTTTGAATGGTTTTGCACAAGAAGCGCCACACGTTCATACTCCGGGACATACCCACGAACATAATAAAAATGAAGATCCAAACAATCACGCCAATCACGTAACGGCTCCACCAAGTCAGAAGCAACTAGATTCGTTATTGACGATTTATAAAGCACCGAAAGAACACGCTGCAAAATTTGGGCGTTTGATTATTCAGGATGCTGGTGGACGTATGAAACCAATCAATACTTTTTCATCTGAATTACTTAGAAAAGTAAGCCATAGTGATAAGTATAACGGTATGAACTCAGATCAGGTATTTTTGTCTATGACACAGTACGCTCAGGTATGGATTCAGGTCCCTCTTATTTATATTAATACCAAAGATGATAGTATTCGTAAAATTATCGGTATTGACAGAAAAGCAAAGCTGGCTCCTTTCGTGAAGTTTTTTGATGAAAACGGAAACTACAAACTTTCTCCTTATTTAGATGCTGCTTATAAAGCTGCTAATCCGAACAGTTTTGAGAAGGACTTTATCGAGACAGATAAAAAGGTAAATTTAATGGAATCTGCTTTAAGCGGAAGTATTTTAAGAATTTTCCCGGTTCCAAATGATCCAAACAATAAATGGGTTTCTTTTTTAGAACGTGAAAGTGCCGGTCTTAAAGGAATGGACTCGACTTATGTAAAACAAATTCTACCCTTATATTTCAGTGCTTTAAACAATGGTTCTATTTCTAAGGATTTTAGTACAGCCGATAATTTAGTAGAAAGCATCAACGGTTTTCAAAAGAAATTTGGTTCAAAAGTACGTCCTAGCGAAGAAAAAATTGATCTTGAAATTGCTTACAATACCTATGATATTTTACCAAAAATGCTTTATTGGTATTCTATGGCAGGAATTTTTATGCTGATTTTTACTTTATTGAGTATTTTCTTTAATAAAAAGTTTCTACGCATAACCGTTAATGGTTTTCATATCTTAATAGGAGGAATATTTGCCTTACATACCCTTGCTTTAATTGCTCGTTGGTATATTTCGGGTCACGCACCTTGGAGTAACGCTTACGAAGCGATTGTATACGTAGCTTGGGCTACCATGTTCTTTGGATTGGCTTTTGATAGAAAATCAAAACTAACGGTAGCTTCAGCCGCTTTTGTAACTTCTATGATCTTTTTTGCAGCAGATGCAAACTGGATAGATCCGGAAATTGCCAATTTACAGCCCGTTCTTAACTCGTATTGGTTAATGATTCACGTAGCAGTAATTGTGGGAAGTTACGGTCCATTGGCATTAGGAATGATTTTAGGCTTCGTAGCTTTGGTTTTAATTTTCTTTACCAATGATAAGAACAAAGCCAAAATGAGCTTGAACATCAAAGAAATCAGTTATATCAACGAAATGTCATTGACCATTGGTCTGATTATGTTAACGATAGGAAACTTCCTTGGAGGACAATGGGCCAACGAAAGTTGGGGACGTTACTGGGGATGGGATCCAAAAGAAACTTGGGCTTTAATCTCGATTATGATCTACGGATTTGTAATTCACGCCCGATTTGTACCTGCATTAAGAGGAAAATGGTTCTTTAACTTAATGAGTATGTTTGCCTTTGTATCGATCTTATTCACTTACTATGGAGTAAACTTCCACTTAGTTGGTTTGCACTCGTACGCTAGCGGAGAAGCACATTCTCTAAGCTGGATTTGGTATTCTTTAGGAACCATTTCGGTAATTGGAGCCGTGACATATCCGAAGTATCGAAAGTATTACAAAAACAGTAAATAA
- a CDS encoding Rossmann-like and DUF2520 domain-containing protein: protein MIRITVIGSGNVAQHLIKAFTKSDLVEIVQVFSRKKEVLSSLIGFEKIVSAFEDLKEADLYIIAVSDKAISEVSKQLPFQNRIVVHTSGTASLAVLDVKNRNGVFYPLQTFSKTKEVDFSTVPICLEAENPYDYRVLETVAKSISTAVYPINSEQRKALHVSAVFVNNFTNHLYQIGQEICEEHQVPFAILKPLIQETAEKVKTLNPIDAQTGPAKRNDSTTIEAHLAYLTNEKQKNIYTILTQSIQNNDKKL, encoded by the coding sequence ATGATTCGAATAACTGTAATTGGTTCGGGAAATGTCGCCCAGCATTTGATAAAGGCTTTTACTAAAAGTGACCTTGTTGAGATTGTGCAGGTATTTTCCAGAAAAAAAGAAGTGTTGTCTTCTCTAATTGGTTTTGAAAAAATTGTAAGTGCTTTTGAAGACTTAAAAGAAGCCGATTTGTATATCATTGCGGTTTCGGATAAAGCTATTTCGGAAGTTTCTAAACAATTGCCGTTTCAAAACCGAATTGTCGTTCATACTTCGGGAACCGCTTCACTTGCTGTTTTAGATGTAAAGAACAGAAATGGTGTTTTTTATCCGCTTCAAACCTTTTCTAAAACCAAAGAGGTTGATTTTTCAACCGTTCCGATCTGTTTGGAAGCAGAAAACCCTTATGATTATCGCGTTTTAGAAACGGTAGCCAAGAGTATTTCGACTGCGGTTTACCCAATTAATTCGGAACAGCGAAAAGCGCTGCATGTTTCAGCCGTTTTTGTCAATAATTTCACCAATCATTTGTATCAAATCGGACAGGAAATTTGTGAAGAACACCAAGTCCCTTTTGCGATCTTAAAACCTTTGATTCAGGAAACTGCCGAAAAAGTAAAAACACTAAATCCAATTGATGCTCAAACAGGGCCTGCAAAACGCAACGATTCGACCACAATTGAAGCTCATTTAGCGTATTTGACCAACGAAAAACAAAAAAACATCTATACTATATTAACACAATCTATACAGAATAATGACAAGAAATTATAA
- a CDS encoding geranylgeranylglycerol-phosphate geranylgeranyltransferase, producing MKFLKLIRYQNLLMLAFMQLLFRYAFLEQQDIPLALADWQYGLLVLSTVLIAAAGYVINNIFDVATDTINKPNDVVVGKGITETAAYNIYIALTISGVAIGFYLSNVIMRPTFATIFILIASLLYFYATSLKQIMILGNLIVALLLAFSVVIIGVFDIFPATNTDNQAQMASLFSILIDYALFAFMINFIREIIKDIEDVNGDYNQGMNTLPIAIGSARTAKIALGLAVIPFILSVLYINKYFIENSLFIVTFYAFAFVLAPLLYFIVKIVGAKSQKEFHHLSTVLKLILLFGILSIIVIAVNIKYNA from the coding sequence ATGAAATTCCTCAAGCTCATTCGATATCAGAACCTACTTATGCTTGCTTTTATGCAGCTTTTATTTCGGTATGCATTTTTAGAACAGCAGGATATTCCGCTGGCTTTGGCCGACTGGCAATACGGATTATTGGTTTTAAGCACCGTTTTAATTGCAGCGGCGGGTTATGTAATCAATAATATTTTTGATGTTGCTACAGATACCATTAATAAACCCAATGATGTTGTGGTGGGTAAAGGGATAACGGAGACAGCTGCTTATAACATTTACATTGCCCTTACTATTAGTGGTGTTGCTATAGGTTTTTATCTATCTAATGTAATAATGAGGCCTACTTTTGCTACGATTTTTATTCTGATCGCTTCATTGCTCTATTTTTATGCTACGTCTTTAAAACAAATCATGATTTTAGGTAATTTAATTGTGGCCTTGTTATTAGCTTTTAGTGTAGTAATTATTGGTGTTTTTGACATTTTTCCGGCTACAAATACGGATAATCAGGCACAAATGGCAAGTTTATTTTCTATCTTAATCGATTATGCTTTATTTGCTTTTATGATTAATTTTATTCGTGAAATAATCAAGGATATCGAAGATGTAAACGGCGATTACAATCAGGGAATGAATACGTTGCCAATCGCGATTGGAAGTGCCAGAACGGCAAAAATTGCTTTAGGGCTCGCTGTTATTCCATTTATTTTATCAGTGCTTTATATCAATAAATATTTTATAGAAAACAGTCTTTTTATCGTTACTTTTTATGCTTTTGCGTTTGTTTTGGCGCCTCTTTTATATTTTATTGTCAAGATAGTCGGGGCGAAATCGCAAAAGGAGTTTCATCATTTAAGTACCGTTTTAAAGTTGATTTTGCTTTTTGGAATTTTATCAATTATAGTCATTGCCGTAAATATTAAATACAATGCTTAA